The Longimicrobium sp. genome segment ACCCGTCGCCCTACTCGGCGGACAAGGGGTTCTTTGGAAGCAAGCCGTTCTCGCAGGTGAACGAGGCGCTGGAGCGGAGCGGGCAGGAGCCGGTCGACTGGTGCCTGCCGGAGACGGTGGAAGAGGGGTAGGCGAAGTCGTGTCAGAAATGGCGGGGCAGGTCCGTTCGATAGGTGAGGCACCGGCGAACGGGCCGAGCATCACCCGCCACGCAACAGCAGGAGGAGCACCATGTTCCGAGTCCTGACCCGCAAGCGCAAGCGCCGGCTCTCCTCGCCGCGCATCGTCGCCCTGTCCGTGGGCGCGCACCTCCTCCTGCTCGTGGGCGTCGTTGCCAGCTCGACCGCCGCGATGGTCGAGACCCGGCCCGAGGAGCAGGTGGTGGACGAATGGGACATCGCCAAGCCGGCGCCTCCGCCCCCCGCCCCGGACGAGCCGCAGCAGCCGGACACCCCGCCGCCGCCCACGCCCGGCGAGACGGTAGAGCTGCCCGCGCCCACCACGGTGCCGACAGAGATCCCGCAACCCAAGCTGGACGAGCAGCCGTTGCTCGCGGTGCACGTCACGGGCGACGGCGCCCCCGGTGACGTCTTCGGACCGCGGCCGGCGGAACCCACCCCGCCCACGCGGCAGATCGAGCCCACGCCGAACCCGCCGTTCCAGCACGACGGCGTCTACACGCCGGAGATGGTCGAAGAGACGCCGAGGCTGGCGAACGGCAGCGAGGTGGCGCGCCTCTTCGAGCGCTTCTACCCGCGCGTGCTGGCGGACCAGGGTGTCGCGGGCCGCGTGATGCTGGAGCTGATCGTGGATGCGGACGGCCGCGTGCGGCCCGGAAGTGTGCGCGTGGTATCCGCCACCAACCCGCAGTTCTCGGACGCGACCCTGCGCATCGTGGAGCGCTTCCGCTTCCGCCCCGCCCACGTGGGCGACCAGGCCGTCCCCGTGATGGTGACCATCCCCATCGACTGGAAGCCCGAGCAGAGCTAACGCCTGCGTGCGGGAATACGAAGCGGGTCCAGCGCCGTGCGCCGGACCCGCTTTGTCTGTTTGGCCCCGGGGATGCCGCGCCCCTCAAGACCACTTCAGTGGTCTTCGCGTCGTTCCAGCCGGGGGATTTATCCCCCGGTGTGCGGCGCCGGCGCCCCGCCCCCGGCGCGCATGCCCCCCGGCGCCCCCGCCCCGGGGCGCACGCCCCGCGCCGGCCACCCCCCATTCACCCCCCCGTCACCTCCGCCATATCCGCGAGTTGCTCCGCCGTCAGCCGGTACGTGTACCACTCGCGCATGTGGCGCGCACCGAGGCCCTCGTAGAACTCGATTGCGAGCTCGTTCCAATCGAGCACCACCCACTCCATCCTCCCGCACCCGCGAACCAGCGCCTCCGCCGCGAGGAAGCGAAAGAACGCCTTGCCGATCCCGTGTCGCCGCGCCTCGGGAAGGACGAACAGGTCCTCGAGGTAGAGCGTGGGGAGCGCCAGGAACGACGAGTACGTCTCGCAGGTGATGGCGTACGCGAGCGCCTCGCCGTCTCGCGATTCCGCCAGGTACACCTGTATGCGGTTCGGGGGCGGCCCGAATGCGTCATGCACCAGACGCTCGCGGGCGTCGGGGCGGGGCCGATCGAGCTTCTCGTAGTCCGCGAGCGCGTCCACCAGCGCCAGCCACCGCTCCGCATCGTCGTGCGTGGCGGGCCGCAGAGTGAAATCAGCCACGGTCCTCCTCCTCCGCGCGGCGCAGGTCGGCCAGGCGGGCGCGGTAGATGGTGACCATGGTGTCTTCGAAGAAGTGCTCCTCGCCGCCCTCGGGAAGGAGGTGCTTGATGGAGTGCTCCAGCGTGAGGATGGCCGCGAACGGCTTGGCCATCCAGCTCTCCAGGAGCCGGTCCAGCATGCGGCTCTCGTACGGCGGATCGGCGAAGGCGATGTCGTAGCGGGCGATGGGGAGCGCCGCCGCGAAGGGGAGCGCGTCCTTTTTGAAGATCCTCGTCTTCTCGCGCACGTGCAGCGCGGCGACGTTGGCCTTGAGCGCGTGCAGCGATGCGGGGCGCGTCTCCACGAAGTCTGCCGAGCGGGCCCCGCGCGACATCGCCTCCAGCCCCAGCGCGCCCGTACCCGCGAAGAGGTCCAGCACGCGGGCGCCGGGGAAGTCCGGCTCCAGCAGCCGCAGCCATTCATCGCGCACGTGCTCGGCGGTGGGCCGCACGCGCCGGTCTGCGGGCGAGGTCAGGTGCCGCCCCGCCCACTTTCCCGCCACGATCCTCATATCGCTCCCTCCCGCGGATTTCGGCGCGGGGCGGACATCCCATTTGTCTCACGCGGAGACGCGGAGTCGCGGAAGAGGGCGCTGAGTTCTCTCAGCGT includes the following:
- a CDS encoding RsmD family RNA methyltransferase yields the protein MRIVAGKWAGRHLTSPADRRVRPTAEHVRDEWLRLLEPDFPGARVLDLFAGTGALGLEAMSRGARSADFVETRPASLHALKANVAALHVREKTRIFKKDALPFAAALPIARYDIAFADPPYESRMLDRLLESWMAKPFAAILTLEHSIKHLLPEGGEEHFFEDTMVTIYRARLADLRRAEEEDRG
- a CDS encoding TonB family protein — translated: MFRVLTRKRKRRLSSPRIVALSVGAHLLLLVGVVASSTAAMVETRPEEQVVDEWDIAKPAPPPPAPDEPQQPDTPPPPTPGETVELPAPTTVPTEIPQPKLDEQPLLAVHVTGDGAPGDVFGPRPAEPTPPTRQIEPTPNPPFQHDGVYTPEMVEETPRLANGSEVARLFERFYPRVLADQGVAGRVMLELIVDADGRVRPGSVRVVSATNPQFSDATLRIVERFRFRPAHVGDQAVPVMVTIPIDWKPEQS
- a CDS encoding GNAT family N-acetyltransferase, with translation MADFTLRPATHDDAERWLALVDALADYEKLDRPRPDARERLVHDAFGPPPNRIQVYLAESRDGEALAYAITCETYSSFLALPTLYLEDLFVLPEARRHGIGKAFFRFLAAEALVRGCGRMEWVVLDWNELAIEFYEGLGARHMREWYTYRLTAEQLADMAEVTGG